aaaaaaaaaaaaaaacaatttatgcCTAAATTCagtggattttattttatgccaCTATATTAATACTACTAACTCTTTACATTAATGAGAAGTCCTTATCAACTCTTGGTTTtagtgctttttttttcttatattatatcaacgtgaattttagaaagttatacattcaaaatttaaaaacaaaattcaatctaaattgatttaattataaaattttaatgtgaaTAAGAGATATGAGGAAGAAGCAAACCGACcttggaaagcccaaaaacaGGGGAGCTTGCAGTGTCATCAAGGCAAGAATGTTTGTTCCGCCGCCCCATTTCCTCTTTCCTCTTACTTTTGGCCGCCGCGGCTTTCCCCGCATTGCGCCCTACTGACTGGCAATTCTCCTCAGAATACCCATCCCTCGGCCCCGACGACGCATCCGAAATCATGGACAAATccccttcttcctcctccttcccTCTGCCGCCGTAATCCACGGCACTCGGCCGGAACCTCCCCTCCGTCTGAAACGACTCCTCCAAATACATTGTCCACCCCGATTCACAGGCAGTGTTGTTACAATGGGAACCCGAAAAATGACTCATTCTGAGAGAGGAAGACAACTGAGCATTGAAACGGAGGTTGTTAGATTACAAAATTAGAGGGTGGGTTTGGTTAGCTTTATAGAGTAAGGTATTTGGGGGTTAATGATTGGGAGACGCGACCCACCTGGATAGGTAAATGGAAGGCGGCCCCAAAGTATTAATAAACATTGTCCCTTCCCCAAattattttcctctctccctccttttcttttcccccttCCAATCCCAACTATTCAATTTCCATGCCAGATTAAAACACATACACGTGTAtcgttttatatatataatctatttattccccatttatttaaatgtagCCAAGACTAAATATTATGCCTCAAATATATGCTCCTTTTTAGAAGACTTTAATGATATTTGAAGTTGTTCCAAGAAAGTTGAATGATACATTttgaattacaaattaaaatttccaaTAAATCACACCTTTTGTCTCTTATGAACCCATAAATTTCATGCATTTTTAGGACCGTAACTTTATACAAGATAGTCTAGTTAGAAATGGTTTTTCCCTTAATGTATTATTGAGGGGTTTTCTTcggatattaaatattatattcatatAGGTGGCTAAAAAGttgaatacttttttttataaaaaaacttttggtttggtttgggtGCAATGATTgaggatgaaattgaaaaacatgTTTGTAGGATTAAAAAGGTAATAAAGTAGGTAACAATAAGATTAAATGCTTGTTTATTAGCTGTATATACGTAAATTTTCCGTAATTCAAAGCTTGCCTTCTCTCTACTCTTCAAAACTATCACTTActtgatataaatatttaattttacgaAAACATTCATAGCagatttaatcatttaaaaatatatctaacaaccctaaaaagatttttttttttccttttttatcatttggaccaaattaatttttctttaaaaatgtattcaaatatgttaattaatataatttttgttattaaattttaaccattgcttttataaaataaaaagaaaatatattaaaagtaaaaaattgaagacaaAATTGGAAATTGTCCGAATAGTCAAATCCGCTGTGTATATTTGTCCATACAATTTTACCCAATCCGAGCGAACACTAGAATCATAGGATGGATACGGAGATTTTAAAGAGGACGCAACtctgtttattattattattattattattattattatttaaaaaaaattattggactatttttagtaaatagttttcaatattttttcttttgttttaaaaaacaattcaataattaaaaacattttaatcatCTCggaaatgaattaataatatcataaatagctataaattataaattcgaGATTGCATGATAAATAAACATTACTCAATCACTTTATTGGTACatgtaataattttctttcatgatTCTTACGGATGGCTTACATAACCATTTCTAATTCTCATTCATACatatttttctaaacttttttaatttggctTCATTTACcataaatttaagtttaagaTTTAAccgaagaaattaaaaatttaagattaaaattcaCCACCAAACCAAACGTAGAcataaaatgtaaatttacTATTTTCCTCCCTATATGTACAGGCACATGGGAGATAATAgtaagtttataataaaaaataaatacattaacaCATCAAgtaaaaagagtaaaaataaagtaataaagtaattttgaatatataaaatttttgttgaatacgaattattacaaattagATTATTGACTCAACCACCTTAACTTTGTGGGCAAGAGATTTGAGGTGAAGATAGATTGTGTATTTATATAAGTTATTACCcatagtaaaataaataagttaaatgGTTGGAAATCATATGATTAAACCACCGAACATGTCGTCATCATcaaatcttaataaaaatcaaccATATGATGACAACCCATTTTACGTCTTTATCAATAATAAAGAAACTATCGTTGTCTCATATCATAGACTATGCCATGTCATTAAATGTCGCATTTATCactaaagaaaattataaatacaagTTATTTAGTAATATAAACGGTGGCTTCCAAAGATATATTCCGAtgaaaaaaaggacaaaactGCACTCTATTATATTTATGGATCACATTTGGTGGCCATGCATCACACTCTTCCAATAATTGTattcctcctttttttttttttttttctaacacaaaaattaaattatttaaatgcatttacaatttcaaagtatcagaaatgacaaaaatattattgtttttttcttcttaattttatatataaataacaattataatacaaaaatagaCGTCCGGTCGTTTTCATAATCTTCCCACCCTCATCGATATGAAGTTGGCATATTAATTGAAGATGTGGATGGAAAAGTTCTTAcacctaaaataaataaattattattatttttaattaaaacaaaatatattttttgaatgccgttttctttatataaggAGGCTTGCATGCATGATGCAGTGGTAGTTTAGAGTCGgagattaatttattttatttttgaattaaaaatcatTGTAATTGACCAACCAGAGAATATATCCTTTAAAGAgtaagaatataattttttatttatttagtactAGTAGTCCCCAGGAccctttaataaatattaaataatatggactgtttaaattattggttattgattggtttaaattttgattctcTGTCACTCGCTTTCACTTTCATTAAATAGAAACCATATAAcatgcatttaatttcataGGTTAAATCTGAGTACAAATTGgatatgaaaaaaagaaaagaaatgaaaaaactatttaaaacgATGATTATTGCACGAgtgtgaaaaaagaaaaaaaagaaaaaaaaaaaaaagaaaaaaagagagagagaggaagatgTTGGCAATTTTGTTGGGGAGGAAATAAAAGGAGATATAGTAGTACATTTGAATATCTTTGATAGGGTCCATTTCCCTGCCCTCCCAACTTCTTGATGGACCATTttcagaaacaaaacaaattaaattaatggacCAAACTCACTATTGTGGAGTGTAGGACATTGAATCCGATGTAGTCAttccaattaaaaatatatataatatattattgttgttattttgagtattctctttttatttttaaatcaaccCAATTGAATTGTACAGAGATCTGTCGACATGAAGCAAAAATCTTTTAtaggttttcaaatttttgttcattttttagattttttttttcagcttatatttgaatattttgttggatttattgaattgatatataaaattttgggtATATTGCATGGTCTTAATTAAATTGGTTGGAAAATCCAATCCGGACCAAATGGATCACCAATAATTCTGAACACTGTTGCTCTGACAGGTCTCTAAAGTATCTCGAGGATTAAATCATTATTAACAATCATTATTCCTTttcaaagtcaaagtcaaacatGGCTCTTCCTCTTTGATTTTAaagcgaaaaaaaaaaaaaaagttttttattttttctttcgcaAATTAAAATTGAGCATATGTTTAGAAGTAGATCtacaaagaaataattttgaactatttagtaaaaaagaaaaaaaaaaaaaaatctaaaaataaataaagtacaaAATAGGTCTAATAGGGGTCATGGTTTgtttaataatgatttttaaaagtaattttcataattaaataaaataaaccagtattatataaaattaaatggtttgACTACTTCAAATATgccaataatttattagacataaaattaaaagattatatgaatactcaaatttattgaaatttgataaGCTCATTAGAtatacttttataaataagtatAGTTAGTAAGCTGAGGTAGAATCTACTGAAGATCATATCTATCAATCCAAAGATTCAAACATGAACATAAATCACAATTATGGTGAAATGTGTGGTTTTGATCAGTTTGTTTAAGTCCACTGTCCTATACAATATCTAGTGAGTACTCCATCTTTCATCTGCATATCATCACCATCCACTAGTGGTATTCAAAGCAGTTCACCAGATAAGAACACAACATGAATATActatttcttctcttctcacTCTGAGGATAGATTCCTAACctgttacaaaaaaaacaaaattcaggACACAGATCCTTCATTAAATCCCACTGAATtgaattcaaaagttttaagttGTTAGAATAGTCTAATAAACTGTACCTGTGGGCTTAGATAATGTGGGGCATAGATCCTTTATTAAATCCCACCACATTGAAGACTATAAATCGTTAGGTAAGTCTAATAATAAGTAGCACTACGTGTGGGCTTAGATATCAATTTAATTCACAACTTGGAAGCAAACAACACTTCCAACTTGTGGCCTATCATAATATATGTATCTCTCCAGGCTGATTCAGTTCATTTAAATCCTTTGTTCATGTGGCTTCAAGCTGGCCACTCATATGTTATCCTCTAAACTTACCCACACATGTGTTCAACTCAACAGcacttcatttatttgataGAAGCCCTTTGGCTTTGGAGGACGGTCACAAATGGAATGGCTTGTTTTCAAGTGGTTCCAATAAGACATGTCATACACTTGAAACCGGACACTAAACCTCACTGTTCTGAAATCAAAGCATATGGGGTGGGGGGAAATGTGGCATAGGATGCCTTCACATGTACAATTGCCCCACTTGAGCAAGCAATTATAAGTAGGCACAAATGTTTGTGCAGCCTACATTACATACTATGCACCCACCACCGTCATAATACTCACCACCAACTCGCACTCACCACAACCATTCAAATTCTCATACCATTTTCACCTCTTATGTTTTTCACCATTCCATTCAACAATACTATTAAACCAACCTCCAGTTTTCTCAAACCACTAAATTATCATCCACCACCCTAAAAGTTTAAGCGCAtaacattttctaaattatcaaTACTTCAACCAGACAACAGATATTGGATACGATAAGATAATGGAATTAATCAAAGATAATTAAACCCAAGAAAGGAAATGCTCACCAGATCAccttttgaaagttcatgCTTCCTCACCCAAACCATTCCCACATTCCTCTGTTTTCGGGGAGCCCAACGTTGAAGATTCCGATTGCCTTGATTACAGCCTCTGTGCACACCATTAGTCTTCGCTCTTTCAATTTCAGAACTCACTGAAATACCACTTAATTTGTTTTCCATCTCCTTCATCTCGTGGGCGTACCCAATTTCAGGTCGACATTGACCCTTTGTCCCTTCCTTTTCATCCATTTTTCTTACCCAAACATATTTCCTTCCCCCAGCCTTGCATTCCCTTTCTCGCATTTCCTCCTTCAAGTTCTCCTCGGGTGTTGGTGACGTTCTCTGCATCTCTTCCTTCGGTGCTCTAACGTTCATCTTGCGACCCTTCCTCCtagatttcttttccttctcatcTTTCTCCAGCAGAGGCTCGCCTCCATCCTCAGTCTTCTTGCACGTCTCCTTCACATTGCGCGGATTACTCGCCGGCTCAGCTCGATAATACGTCTCAAACTTCCTGCTCCCGCTTCTGCTCCGAGAAGTAGCCTTTATTCGAGGCTTTTGAACCGCCGGCTTCTGATCATCCTTCTCCGCAGGTTCCGTCCGCTGAACCTTCTGTTGctgttcttccttctctttctgaGGAGGATTACTGAAATAGTTGGAGGGTTGAGATGAAATCCTCCATCCCCATCCTTCCATCGCTAAATGGAACTGTATTCTAAAGACACATCGAGCACCCAAAATCACTGAACAAGAAATCCCAAATTCTGGAAGTATTTATTATTCACCCAATTGAATCTTGGAACGGAAACGGACTGTGACCATTTTTTCAATACCAATTTTGTTACTTGGAGAAGAATGTACGGCCTCAGCTTCAAGTCCAACTGCTTcccggtttttttttttttttaccgaaGAAAGATGAAGCATGGAACTAATCTAACCATCTTTTTTAACCATACAATTTTAtccatattttcaattttaattttatagcaCATTTTTGTTATATCCTAAAGAATCTACCAatccatgtaaattaaaaataattaataaataaaatatccctaaaagtaaaataatataaattcgAGCATGGTGACAACCTCCATAAACGTAAAGACAAGATGACTCCATCTATCAAACAATTACAAAAGACATCCTTATCATCTTGACAGAGAATGACTCGACAAGGACAACATGGAAAAAGCTGCAAACAATGCATATGGATGTAGAATGAGTCAAGGAAGTTACCTTCAGTTCGAGACTCGTAGTACGAATCAATAGACAACTTTGACATAAAGTCGACGATTCTTGTTGAGATCCATTCCTTAGACAACAAGGTGGAGGAGATCTCTCCCGCCAACAAATTCGTTAGACAACAAGTTCAAGAATACGGGCGAAATGCAATGCTATCGATCTCCAAAACCGACGAGAATCTGCTCAAACTCAAAGACGCCTCTGCCGGCGGCATGGAAACCTTGCTCGTATTCAACAAGTTGGCCTTACAGAGACAAAATTTGACCGTGTACGCTCGCGACGAAGCGTGATGGTGTGCAGTATGTCTTTATGCGGATCCGAAACATGAAGCTAGGGTTATTGTTTGGACTGGTTCTCGAGAGGTTGCCTTTCAACAACCGGCTTTGCATATTCTTAGCTTCTTAGTATGAATTTGTCCGGTTTCGATAAGTAAATGCCATTTGTAACTTAGTTTACATCGGAGTTCCAGTTGGCAAATGTATTTCTTCTCGTCGTATTATGTTTCCCACTTGCATCGTGTTTGTCGTTTGATCCTATATCTCTTCACGATTTTGGAACCTGAGTCAAGGAGTAGTAACAATGGCGCCGAGGGAGGAGGAGGACTCGAGGATGGAGAAGCTCGAATCAGCATGCTCGGATTTGAAAATCCTCCTCCAAGCCTCGACGGGATTGAACGATAGCCTAGAGAAGATGGAGAAGAATCTTCATTCAATTGACGAATCGCTCGCGACAGCGTCGAGAAGCATAATACCTCTACAATCTTTGGCGATGACGACAAAAGCCCTCGAAACGAGAATCAATCGTGCAGCTTCGCCTGCTCTCGTTCTGCTCGATTCCTTTAAGCGATCGGAGTTTCTCCAACGCAAGATTCTCGCGATCTTCGCCAATTTATCGGTGGAAAAATCGGCACAGGAACGTCTGAAGAAGCTGATCAAACTAGTGAACTGTGTGGATAGACTGAATGAATCCATAAGCTTGATTAGCCGAGAGGGGGAATCGGTGATCCAGAAACTTCAAGAGGTGGTAGAGTTCTTGAGCAGGACGAAGGCTGCTGATTCACAGCGGACACACAGACTGAAAGAGACGATGATCACTCTCAAAGCTCTATACGAAACAGAAATTGACGACATGAAGTTTGAGGGGTTGCTTGACGAAGCTTTGCTGAATCTGCAAgatgaatttgaaaacatattaAAGAATCTAAAGCGTCAAAGAAAACCCAAGTTTGAAGATGGTGAAGCAGAAAAAGAAGGTGAAGCAGTGGGGTCTGAAATGGGTACCGAGTTGGAGATCGAAGCTGCCAAACGAATTTCTGAAACCCTCGCTGCCAACGATTGTTTGGA
The nucleotide sequence above comes from Cucurbita pepo subsp. pepo cultivar mu-cu-16 chromosome LG11, ASM280686v2, whole genome shotgun sequence. Encoded proteins:
- the LOC111805836 gene encoding uncharacterized protein LOC111805836, whose translation is MSHFSGSHCNNTACESGWTMYLEESFQTEGRFRPSAVDYGGRGKEEEEGDLSMISDASSGPRDGYSEENCQSVGRNAGKAAAAKSKRKEEMGRRNKHSCLDDTASSPVFGLSKTRETNPYRNEGLVENVKEFSQTHSRKQHGKKPTSFFQSSSAKKTTKNVSGDFQEQ
- the LOC111805190 gene encoding uncharacterized protein LOC111805190 isoform X1, yielding MEGWGWRISSQPSNYFSNPPQKEKEEQQQKVQRTEPAEKDDQKPAVQKPRIKATSRSRSGSRKFETYYRAEPASNPRNVKETCKKTEDGGEPLLEKDEKEKKSRRKGRKMNVRAPKEEMQRTSPTPEENLKEEMRERECKAGGRKYVWVRKMDEKEGTKGQCRPEIGYAHEMKEMENKLSGISVSSEIERAKTNGVHRGCNQGNRNLQRWAPRKQRNVGMVWVRKHELSKGDLVRNLSSE
- the LOC111805190 gene encoding uncharacterized protein LOC111805190 isoform X2, with amino-acid sequence MEGWGWRISSQPSNYFSNPPQKEKEEQQQKVQRTEPAEKDDQKPAVQKPRIKATSRSRSGSRKFETYYRAEPASNPRNVKETCKKTEDGGEPLLEKDEKEKKSRRKGRKMNVRAPKEEMQRTSPTPEENLKEEMRERECKAGGRKYVWVRKMDEKEGTKGQCRPEIGYAHEMKEMENKLSGISVSSEIERAKTNGVHRGCNQGNRNLQRWAPRKQRNVGMVWVRKHELSKG